One part of the Acidimicrobiia bacterium genome encodes these proteins:
- a CDS encoding DUF3107 domain-containing protein, which yields MRVRIGISDSREIELEVKDENSFRAEVEAAFSQESSRVLWVTDTKGRAVGIPADKIAYVEVETQDKRQSVGFSAD from the coding sequence GTGCGCGTCCGCATCGGCATCAGTGACAGCAGGGAGATCGAGCTCGAGGTCAAGGACGAGAACTCGTTCAGGGCTGAAGTCGAAGCCGCCTTCTCGCAAGAGTCGTCGCGGGTGCTCTGGGTCACCGACACGAAAGGCAGGGCGGTGGGAATCCCGGCGGACAAGATCGCCTATGTGGAGGTCGAGACCCAGGACAAACGGCAGAGCGTGGGTTTCTCAGCCGACTGA